A genomic stretch from Malus domestica chromosome 15, GDT2T_hap1 includes:
- the LOC103450552 gene encoding GDSL esterase/lipase EXL3-like, which yields MLISFRSFIFVYLPLGDIVQMHAVAGGLGLFSPKLARLQMQSYVIFVIFFCNIISKNNVIEAAATVKLPKNVTVPAVIAFGDSIVDTGNNNENFKTFARCNFLPYGKDLKGGMPTGRYSNGKVPTDFIVEAFGIKELLPAYLDPTLQPNDLLTGVVIAAGGAGYDPLTAKLAAVASLSDQLKQFKEYIEKLKGIVGEEKTNFIIQNSLILVVAGSNDISNTYFLSGVRELEYDVPSYTDFMLKYASDFIKDLYGLGARRIGVLSAPPIGCVPSQRTVKGGIRRDCDEKQNQASQLFNSKLSVEMDHLNKNLPNSRVVYIDIYNSLLDLIINPAKYGFEVANKGCCGTGTIEVTKLCNQLQPAGVCIDDSKYVFWDSYHPTERAYKIIVKQILDNYTSHFI from the exons ATGCTCATTTCTTTTAGATCATTTATTTTTGTGTACCTGCCACTTGGTGATATTGTCCAGATGCATGCAGTTGCAGGAGGACTAGGGCTATTTAGTCCTAAACTGGCCAGGCTGCAGATGCAGTCATATGTAATTTTCGTGATTTTCTTCTGCAATATTATTAGTAAGAATAACGTCATTGAGGCAGCTGCAACAGTCAAGCTGCCGAAGAATGTGACTGTCCCGGCTGTTATTGCATTCGGAGATTCGATTGTTGATACCGGCAACAACAACGAAAACTTCAAGACATTTGCACGCTGCAATTTCCTTCCCTACGGAAAAGACCTCAAGGGAGGAATGCCAACCGGCAGATATTCCAATGGAAAGGTTCCCACAGACTTCATAG TGGAAGCATTCGGAATCAAGGAGCTGTTGCCGGCATATTTGGATCCAACCTTGCAGCCTAATGACCTCCTTACCGGTGTTGTCATAGCTGCCGGTGGTGCAGGTTATGATCCATTGACAGCAAAACTTGCG GCAGTCGCATCGCTATCTGACCAATTGAAACAGTTCAAGGAGTACATAGAAAAGCTGAAAGGAATTGTTGGAGAGGAGAAAACAAACTTCATCATACAAAACAGTCTGATTCTTGTGGTAGCCGGCAGCAACGATATTTCTAATACCTATTTTCTTAGCGGTGTTAGGGAATTGGAGTATGACGTTCCTTCTTACACAGACTTCATGCTCAAATATGCCTCTGATTTTATCAAG GACTTGTATGGATTGGGGGCACGAAGAATAGGTGTACTAAGTGCACCACCTATCGGATGTGTGCCTTCTCAACGAACTGTAAAAGGAGGCATAAGAAGAGATTGTGACGAAAAACAAAACCAAGCATCACAACTGTTCAATTCCAAGCTCTCTGTGGAGATGGACCACCTTAACAAAAACCTGCCAAACTCGAGAGTGGTCTACATTGACATCTACAATTCGCTACTCGATCTCATCATAAACCCCGCTAAATATG GGTTTGAAGTTGCGAATAAAGGGTGTTGTGGTACTGGCACCATTGAAGTGACAAAACTGTGCAACCAGCTCCAACCTGCAGGAGTCTGCATAGATGACTCTAAGTATGTTTTCTGGGACAGCTACCATCCAACCGAAAGAGCGTACAAGATCATTGTGAAGCAGATTCTAGACAATTATACCAGCCACTTCATCTGA